aaccCTCTTCCGCATTAAttttggcatcggaggcgttgtgacAGGCACCACACCGATGACCAATTGAACGAGCTCTTGCTTCCATCGTGACGCAGGAGTGTGACCGGCCCTATCTGGACGAACTCATAACGACTAACGAACTTTTACTTCAttagtttggcgccgtctgtgggaacgacaTTCTCGTACTATGGTTCAAAAACGCAGTTCCTATCAACTTCGATATCtagatggaatccaaccaggaTTCAGTGGCCTTGACTCAACAAGTTTAAGCTCTTGCagccaccgtcgaagaactCACCAGACAAAATTAGGAGATGAGACAAAGGCTTCAGCAAGAGGAGAACCGATCAAGAGCTGTCCAAGAGGATGAAGGGGACAGCCATGGGAGAAGTGACCGGCGAAGGACCATTACTCCAGAGGAACAGCATTCTGATCTCCTCcaggaaatgagaaaggagatggacgaaTTGAGAAATGCCATCAAGGAGAAGACGGATCGGAGCCTAGATAGAATGGTCAGAGCAACAGATTCTCCCTTTACCATGGCAGTCTTAGAACGACCGGTACCAGCAAAGTTTCGGTTGCCTCAACTTGAGCCTTTTGATGGGCTTAAggatccccaagatcaccttaataccttcaagacgacacTGGGCCTTCAACAGCCCCTGATAAAAtaatgtgtcgttccttccctacTACGCTGAAGGGAGCTGGAAGAGAGTGGTTCACGAGACTGCCCACTTCATCCATTGACAGCTTCGAGCAGTTAAGTAACGCCTTTCTGCGCCATTTCATCAGAGGGCAACGTCCTAAgagaccagcggatcacctactcactattaagcaaagggagagggagaccttgcggTCATACGTGAAATGCTTCACTCGAGAGACCCTAAAAGTGGACGACACAGACGACAAAGTACAGCTAATGACATTTAAAGCAGGGCTTAGGTCTAGAGAATTCGTCGTCTCGCTGGCAAAGAATCCGCCTCGGACAATGGCAGAGATGCTCCTGAAGgcccaaaagtacatgaatacCGAGGACGCACTAGCAGCCATAGTTGACGAGGAAAGGCCGAGAAAGGAGGGAAGGAAGGAGGACGAACGCAGGGGCAAAAGAGGGAGCGCCCAGGCCGTCGAGGAAATGACGTAGATAAACGGAAGGACGAAAAAGCTCCACGAACGGTAAAATTCACCCCTttaattatgcctgttgacaaaattttgacacagattCAGGATCAACACTACCTTCAGTGGCCGAGACCTTTACATTCGTCCCCTAATGTGCatgacaagaacaaatactgccgattccacaaggatcatggccattacacggaggattgccAAGACCTGAAAGGACAGATAAAAGAgttgatacagaaaggaaaGCTGCAGAAGTATGGGAAGAAGGGAGAGTCCAGCAAGTTCAAAGACAGCAACAAGAACCAGCGCGAATGCTCATCCAAGAACAAGATCCGTTCATCCCAACCACCACAGGATTTGATCGGGGAGATAAGTACGATCGCAGGAGGGCCATTTACGGGGGGATCatacaagtccctcaagaaagcatgcCAGAGACAAGTAAATAGCGTCCATATGGAGCCCCTATTCAAGTAGAGACGGACAAACCAGGACATGTTTTTCAATGAAGAGGATGCTCGGGGAGTAAGGTAGCCACATAATGACCCCCTGGTTATAACGCCCACAATCGAAAGGTTCAACACCAAGAGGATCCTGGTAGACAACGGTAGCTCCACAGACATCATGTACTTACCGGCCTTCCAACAGTTGAAACTAGATCCTGGGAGATTGCGCCCATTTGAttcccccctcgtcagcttcaGCGGGGACAGGGTATACCCTAAGGACATAGTGACGCTAAAAGTCACAATAGGGTCCTACCCGAAACAGCTGACCCGTCAATTGGACTTCCTGGTGGTAGATTGCCCATCCTCATATAATGTAATCATTGGGAGACCCACGCTTAATAGGTGGAAGGCAACTACGTCCACCTACTAAGGACGGTGTCGGCGAGGTGAAAAGAGATCAGGTCTTGGCTAGGAAATGCTACCAGGCTGTGCTGGCTGCGAAGGAAAACCACACGTGGACAATtgaggagaaaaaagaagacaaagtagAAGCTTTGGAAGCAGTGGAACTCATTGAGGGAGAGACTACCAAGGTAACGAGGATAGGAACAACCTTAAGCCCCGAGATGAGGATGAAGCTCGTTCAATTCCTCAAGGAAAACctggatgtctttgcatggagtcacgaggatatgcccGGCATATCACGCCAGGTCATCCAGCACGAGTTGAACATGGATCTCGGGAGAAAGCCCATCCAACAAAGACGACGAGTCTTTGCCCCTGAACAAAGCCAAGCGATCACTGACAAAGTTAACAAGCCGTTGCAAGCAGGCTTCATTCGAGAGGTTTATTATCCcgagtggctggccaacgtcgtgctggtgaaaaaaaagaatgggaaatggagaatgtgtgtggatttcacggacctaaacaaggcttgcccaaaggacagtTTCCCCCTGCCTAGGATAGACCAGCTGGTGGATTCTACAACCGGGCATAAGCTACTGAcgttcatggatgctttttcaggatacaaccagataaagatggctgaggaaAATCAGgaaaaactgctttcatcacaagccaagggctctactgctataaggtgatgccctttggactAAAGAACGCAAGGGCAACATACCAAAGAttagtaaacaagatgttcagcaagcagATTGGCAGAAACAtagaggtatatgtggacgatatgctcgtcaagagcaaaaaGGAATTGACGCACCTGGACAATCTGGAAGAGATGTTTGATACTCTCAGAAAATATCAGATGAAGCTGAATCCTAGTAAGTGTGTTTTCGGGGTAGCctcaggaaaattcttgggattcatggtgtcctagAGAGGGATAGAAGCAAATTCGAAGAAGGTACAAGCAATACTCAATATGGCATCACCGAAGACCATCAAAGAAATCCAAAAGCTCACAGGGAGGATTgctgcactcaataggttcgtctcgaaagcaacggacaaatgcTTACCCTTTTTCAAgacattgaagcaagctttcACCTAGACTGACGAATGCGAAGCAGCGTTCCAAGAGCTCAAACGTTACCTGAGCAATCCGCCCTTCCTGAGTCCGTCGAAGGAAGGAGAAAACCTTTATCTATACCTGGCGGCATCGGCCACGGCCGTCAGCGCAGCCCTAATTCGAAAGGAAGATAAGAAGCAGCTTCCAGTTTACTACATCAGTCAAACCCTCTAGGGAGCAGAAGCCAAGTATCccaggattgagaagattgcATTCGCTTTAATAGTGGCTTCACGGAAGCTGCGACCGTGCTTCGAAGCACATCCTATCCTGGTAATGACAGACCAACCAATCAGGAAATCCATGAACAAACCTGAGGCAGCAGGGAGAATGGCCCAGTGGGCAATtgaactcagccagttcgacatcgagTACCATCCCAAAACAAccatcaaggcgcaagctctaGCAGATTTCATTGCCGAGTTCACCCTTCCAAAAGATGACGACCAAGGTGATGAGGCAGAACAGTGGACAATCCAGACTGATGGCTCATCAGCCCAAAAGAGGGGGGGAGTAGGGGTCATCATAAACACCCTTGATGGAGAAAGACTCAGATATGGAGTTCAACTGAAATTCCCagcaaccaacaacgaggccgagtacgaagggATACTGACGGGATTGAGACTCGGGAAAGCACTTGGGGCTAAGAACCTACTCATCTAGAGTGACTTGAAACTGGCGATAGGGcagatcagggaagagtatgaggcaAAAAAGGAGAGAATGCAGAATTACCTCAAGCTAACGAAACATCTAGCCCGGGAGTTCGATAAGTTGGACTTCGTTCGGATCCTAAGAGACCAGAATATGGCGGCAGATGAGATCACGAAGATGGCCTCGTCAGAAGAAAAATCGACGAACGAGGAATTActcatggagattcagaaacACCCCAGCATCAAAAAAGTCCTAATATTTTTCGTCCAGAGCGTAAATAGCTGGATGGCACCGATCGTGTCGTTTCTCCAAGATGGGCACCTCCTTCATGACGCCCTAGAGGCCAAGAGGATCAAAACGAGAGCAGCTAGATTTACGATTTTGAATGACACATTATACAAAAAGGGCTTCTCTATGCCCTACTTGAAGTGTGTCAACGAAAAAGAAGCCAAGTACATCCTTCGAGAAGTCCACGAAGGAGTTTGTGAAGACCATGCTGGGCCTAGATCTCTGGTAAGCAAAGTTATTCGAACAAGATATTTCTGGCCAACCATGCAGGTAGACGCAGCGAAGCTTGCCAAGGGGTGTgataagtgccagaggttcAGGAATGTCCAGAGGCTGCCGGTAGAGAAACTGACGACAATAACCtccccatggccgttcgcacaatgggggattgATATCGTCGGCCCATTGCCCCTAGGAAAAGGACAGGTAAGGTTCTTGCTCGTtgctattgattacttcacaaagtgggtcGAAGTAGAGGCAATAGGAACTATCACAGAGGCACGGATCCGTAGCTTCgtatggaagaatataatttgcaggttcgggattcTGAGAACGATTATATCAAATAATGGGCGTCAGTTCGACAGCCAGGGATTCAAAGACTTTTGCTCGGGACAAGGCATCAGGAACCAATTCTCGTCCTTAGGACACCCACAGGCGAACGGACAGATAGAGGTGACTAACCGAACACtactcaaaatcatcaaaacccgACTGGACGAAGCGAAGGGCGCTTGGCCGGAAGAATTacccaatgtcttgtgggcctacagaacaacggcaagaaccccaacgggagagacgcctttcaggctcacttatggcactgaGGTGGTAATCCCAGTCGAGGTGGGAGTGGCCAGCGTTAGGCAAGAAGTATTCCGTGAGTAAGACAACGACGACCAACTGCGAATCAATCTAGACTGCATGGACGAAATAAGAGACAAGACCTCCAGCAAGACGATGAAGTACCAGCGGAAGATGGCTGAGTACTACAACAAAAGGGTCAAGCTCAGATGACTTGAAATAGGCGACCTCATCCTGCGCAAGGTTACCACGGCAACCAAAAATTCCGCCCAAGGAAAGCTCAGTCCTACATAGGAAGGATCTTACAGAGTCGTCCACTACTCCCGGCAAGGCAGCTATCATTTGGAAACCCTAGACGGGCAGAGGCTCCCGCAACCTTGGAACATCgagcacttgaagaaataccatcAACAGATGTAATACAAAAATGTACTCATTcctgaaaattaatgaaataaagattcAACTAATGTCTTCATACAGGTCTCGTCAGTAGTAAATCCCGGAAACCCAATATGGCTAAgcaataagattccgcctagacgaaTGTACATTGCCAACGAAGCCAAGATATTGTCTCGAAAACCTCTaagaaaaagcctaagtaataagattctgcatagacggatgtgcattactgacgaaggcgaaaaagaaaagaaaatacctaagtaataagattctgcgtagacggatgtacattactgacgaaggtgaaaaagaaaaaaaaagcctaagtaataagattccgcctagacagatgtgcattactgacgaaggcgaaaaagaaaagaaaaagcctaagtaataagattctgcctagAAGGATGTGCATTACTGGCTGAGCCAAAAGATAAGATCCAACCCTGACAGATACAAGTTGCTAACAGGTCAAAGAGGTTGACAGGTCTTGAAGCACACACAAGTACAACATGTGTAAGTAAATAC
This genomic stretch from Castanea sativa cultivar Marrone di Chiusa Pesio chromosome 9, ASM4071231v1 harbors:
- the LOC142608692 gene encoding uncharacterized protein LOC142608692, encoding MAADEITKMASSEEKSTNEELLMEIQKHPSIKKVLIFFVQSVNSWMAPIVSFLQDGHLLHDALEAKRIKTRAARFTILNDTLYKKGFSMPYLKCVNEKEAKYILREVHEGVCEDHAGPRSLVSKVIRTRYFWPTMQVDAAKLAKGCDKCQRFRNVQRLPVEKLTTITSPWPFAQWGIDIVGPLPLGKGQVRDSENDYIK